From one Luteolibacter sp. SL250 genomic stretch:
- a CDS encoding sulfatase, which translates to MKPLKFLILPLLLALQPLGAAEKPNILFIFTDDLGASDLVCTGSTLYQTPNLDKLASQGMKFTRGYAAAHVCSASRGAILTGRTPARLHYTIPGSSPEGAKLLAPQARKGIPSEEVVLPKLLKSQGYATAWFGKWHCGEGAKAAGFDEGNQDWNENNKNDPKDPKGVYTLNRQAMEFIGKNPGKPFFIALSHYAAHSPNRFDPAVAAKYQKIIDEKKIKGPRQKDAGYAAMIEALDDSVGKMLDFLDEKGLAKNTLVIFTSDNGGAVRFTKNNPLREGKGTLHEGGIRVPVLARWTDRIKPGTTNDTLLSGIDYLPTFASVIGAPAPEGIDGKDLNAALTKGETVDRGKLFWHFPHYHRKGPAGAIRDGDWKLIEWFEDGKTELFNLAQDVSEEKDLSGENPQKTAELLADLKTWREKSNAQMPTPNPKYDPSGKGGEAKSGEEEE; encoded by the coding sequence ATGAAACCACTGAAATTCCTCATTCTGCCTTTGCTCCTCGCCTTGCAGCCGCTTGGTGCGGCGGAGAAGCCCAATATCCTTTTCATCTTCACCGACGACCTCGGGGCCTCCGATCTCGTCTGCACCGGTTCCACCCTCTACCAGACTCCGAATCTGGATAAACTCGCCTCGCAAGGGATGAAGTTCACCCGGGGCTATGCCGCCGCGCATGTCTGCTCCGCCTCCCGCGGGGCCATCCTCACCGGCAGGACGCCCGCCCGGCTCCACTACACGATTCCCGGATCCTCGCCTGAAGGGGCAAAGTTGCTCGCACCGCAGGCGCGCAAGGGAATCCCGAGCGAGGAGGTCGTTTTGCCGAAGCTCCTGAAGTCCCAGGGCTACGCGACCGCTTGGTTCGGCAAATGGCACTGCGGGGAAGGGGCGAAGGCGGCGGGCTTCGACGAAGGGAACCAGGATTGGAACGAGAACAACAAGAACGACCCGAAGGATCCCAAAGGGGTCTATACCCTGAACCGGCAGGCCATGGAGTTCATCGGGAAAAATCCGGGCAAGCCCTTCTTCATCGCGCTCTCCCACTACGCCGCCCATTCGCCGAACCGCTTTGATCCGGCGGTTGCCGCGAAGTACCAGAAGATCATCGACGAAAAGAAGATCAAGGGCCCCCGGCAGAAGGATGCGGGCTACGCGGCCATGATCGAGGCGCTGGATGACAGCGTCGGGAAGATGCTTGATTTCCTCGATGAGAAGGGCCTGGCGAAGAACACGCTGGTGATCTTCACCTCCGACAACGGCGGTGCCGTGCGTTTTACGAAGAACAACCCGCTGCGCGAGGGCAAGGGAACGCTGCATGAAGGCGGCATCCGTGTCCCCGTGCTCGCCCGGTGGACGGACCGCATCAAACCGGGCACCACGAATGACACTCTGCTCAGCGGCATCGACTACCTGCCGACCTTCGCCAGTGTCATCGGCGCGCCTGCTCCGGAGGGCATCGACGGCAAGGACCTCAACGCTGCCCTGACGAAAGGGGAGACGGTGGATCGCGGGAAGCTATTCTGGCACTTCCCCCACTACCACCGGAAAGGTCCCGCGGGTGCCATCCGCGACGGCGACTGGAAGCTCATCGAATGGTTCGAGGACGGCAAAACCGAACTCTTCAATCTCGCTCAGGATGTTTCGGAGGAGAAGGACCTCTCCGGCGAGAACCCGCAGAAAACCGCCGAACTGCTGGCCGATCTCAAGACATGGCGCGAAAAATCCAACGCCCAGATGCCCACTCCGAACCCGAAATACGATCCCTCCGGAAAAGGCGGAGAGGCGAAGTCCGGAGAAGAGGAGGAGTGA
- a CDS encoding CTP synthase — translation MKYIFVTGGVVSSLGKGLAAASIGTLLEHRGLKTLMQKFDPYLNVDPGTMSPYQHGEVYVLDDGAETDLDLGHYERFTSGVLSRMNNLTSGQVFDSVIKKERRGEYLGKTVQFIPHVTDEIKLRLHKVTTDNPEVDVLITEIGGTVGDMEGLLFIEALRQFALEVGKENVCFIHVTLLPFIKAAGEIKTKPTQQSVAKLRELGIQPDIIICRTEADLDEDNRKKIAMFCNVEKKNVVAFRDVAHSIYECPLDLRRDKIDRLVVDKIGLGDTPAPALEDWERFVQRVIHPLHKVTIAVAGKYIELQDAYKSIYESLIHAGAHHDTKVHIVRVEAEAIEDHGAAAVIGDVDGILVPGGFGDRGIEGKILAAKYARENKIPYFGICLGMQIATIEFARNVCGLKKANSTEFEKATEHPVICLQEEQKGIEDMGATMRLGSCESIVFAGTKAAELYNGADRIHERHRHRYEFNSDYQEQLTDAGLVISSVSADEGLVEIVEIPDHPFYLGAQFHPEFQSKPNHPHPLFAGFVAAALAKANS, via the coding sequence ATGAAATACATCTTCGTCACCGGCGGCGTCGTTTCCTCTCTCGGCAAGGGTCTTGCCGCCGCATCCATCGGCACGCTGCTCGAGCACCGCGGGCTGAAGACGTTGATGCAGAAGTTCGACCCCTATCTGAACGTCGATCCGGGCACCATGTCCCCCTACCAGCACGGTGAGGTCTACGTCCTGGATGACGGCGCGGAAACCGACCTCGACCTGGGCCACTACGAACGCTTCACCTCCGGCGTCCTTTCCCGCATGAACAACCTGACCTCCGGACAGGTGTTCGACTCCGTGATCAAGAAGGAGCGCCGCGGCGAGTACCTCGGCAAGACCGTCCAGTTCATCCCCCACGTGACGGATGAGATCAAACTCCGCCTCCACAAGGTCACCACCGACAACCCCGAGGTCGATGTTCTCATCACCGAGATCGGCGGCACCGTCGGCGACATGGAAGGCCTGCTTTTCATCGAAGCGCTCCGCCAATTCGCCCTGGAGGTGGGCAAGGAGAACGTCTGCTTCATCCACGTGACGCTGCTGCCGTTCATCAAGGCCGCGGGTGAGATCAAGACCAAGCCGACCCAGCAGTCCGTCGCGAAGCTCCGTGAACTGGGCATCCAGCCGGACATCATCATCTGCCGGACCGAAGCGGACCTCGACGAGGACAACCGCAAGAAGATCGCCATGTTCTGCAACGTGGAGAAAAAGAACGTCGTTGCCTTCCGCGACGTCGCCCACTCCATCTACGAATGCCCGCTCGACCTGCGCCGCGACAAGATCGACCGCCTGGTGGTGGACAAGATCGGCCTCGGTGACACCCCCGCCCCCGCCCTGGAGGACTGGGAGCGCTTCGTCCAGCGCGTCATCCACCCGCTCCACAAGGTCACCATCGCCGTCGCCGGGAAATACATCGAGCTGCAGGACGCCTACAAATCCATCTACGAGTCCCTCATCCACGCCGGTGCCCACCACGACACGAAGGTCCACATCGTCCGTGTCGAGGCGGAGGCCATCGAGGACCACGGTGCCGCCGCAGTGATCGGTGATGTCGATGGCATCCTGGTTCCCGGCGGCTTCGGCGACCGCGGCATCGAGGGCAAGATCCTCGCCGCCAAATACGCCCGCGAGAACAAGATCCCCTACTTCGGCATCTGTCTGGGCATGCAGATCGCCACCATCGAGTTCGCACGCAACGTCTGCGGCCTGAAGAAGGCCAACTCCACCGAATTCGAGAAAGCGACCGAACATCCCGTCATCTGCCTCCAGGAGGAACAGAAAGGCATCGAAGACATGGGGGCCACCATGCGCCTCGGCTCCTGCGAGTCCATCGTCTTCGCCGGAACGAAAGCGGCGGAACTCTACAACGGCGCGGACCGCATTCACGAACGCCACCGCCACCGCTACGAGTTCAACTCCGACTATCAGGAACAGCTCACCGACGCCGGACTGGTCATCTCCTCCGTGTCCGCGGACGAGGGCCTGGTCGAGATCGTCGAGATCCCGGACCACCCATTCTACCTCGGCGCGCAGTTCCACCCGGAGTTCCAGTCGAAGCCGAACCATCCGCACCCGCTGTTCGCAGGCTTCGTCGCCGCAGCCCTGGCGAAGGCCAATTCCTGA
- the kdsB gene encoding 3-deoxy-manno-octulosonate cytidylyltransferase, translated as MPISDSTTHIIGILPARWASTRFPGKPLHVIAGKPLIQHVWERCQECSNLDDVIVATDDERISAAVTAFGGKVVMTSPDHPTGTDRIAEAARAIPQATHIINIQGDEPLIDPALIDELAAAMAADATLDMATAANPLDPADPAVADPNVVKVVTALDGRALYFSRSPLPYFRNAVENLPVFRHKGIYAYSRGFLEKYVTWAPSPLEKAESLEQLRALENGASIKVLVTDDTSPGVDTPGQADEIERLLSTTH; from the coding sequence GTGCCCATTTCCGACTCCACCACCCACATTATTGGTATCCTGCCCGCACGCTGGGCCTCCACACGCTTCCCCGGAAAGCCGCTCCATGTCATCGCCGGCAAACCCTTGATCCAGCACGTTTGGGAACGGTGCCAGGAATGTTCCAACCTCGATGACGTCATCGTCGCCACCGACGACGAGCGCATCTCCGCCGCCGTCACCGCCTTCGGCGGAAAGGTGGTGATGACCAGCCCCGACCACCCGACCGGCACCGACCGCATCGCGGAGGCCGCCCGCGCCATCCCGCAGGCCACCCACATCATCAACATCCAGGGGGATGAGCCGCTCATTGATCCGGCCCTCATCGACGAACTCGCCGCCGCCATGGCCGCGGACGCCACGCTGGACATGGCCACCGCCGCCAATCCGCTGGACCCTGCGGACCCCGCCGTGGCCGACCCGAATGTGGTGAAAGTCGTCACCGCCCTGGATGGCCGCGCGCTTTATTTTTCCCGCTCCCCGCTCCCTTATTTCCGCAACGCGGTGGAGAACCTCCCCGTCTTCCGCCACAAGGGCATCTACGCCTACTCCCGCGGCTTCCTGGAGAAATATGTCACCTGGGCACCATCTCCGCTTGAAAAAGCCGAGTCCCTGGAGCAACTCCGCGCCCTCGAGAACGGCGCCTCCATCAAGGTTCTGGTCACGGACGACACCTCACCCGGCGTTGACACACCCGGACAGGCTGACGAGATCGAACGTCTTCTTTCCACTACTCACTGA
- a CDS encoding hydroxymethylglutaryl-CoA reductase, translated as MTGKGGLTQQHADRILAGRTVEDAAARLEPDCADLPEIPIGSAKVNRERASRIWDQMGGDPQWREILLDRSADELECYQGNIENAIGVMRMPIGLAGPLRVNGLSAKGDYPIPLATTEAALVASYHRGCRVLTMAGGASAMVLYESIARAPAFAFETASDACRFVVWALAQFDVFREKVAATTSHGKLIDVGSTVEGNHVYLNFEYTTGDASGQNMVTLATQAVCDYILEASPVLPVRHYVESNLSGDKKASARAFSTARGKKVTADARLPAELVEKYLHTTPQAMRDYWQMSAIGGVLSGTIGIQGHFANGLAALYLATGQDVACVAESATGVTRFEVTEEGDLYASVTLPGIMVGTVGGGTGLPTQKACLELMGLYGDGKSRALAEVCAGLLLAGELSIIAALSAGHFSRAHRKLARTRKTDP; from the coding sequence ATGACGGGAAAAGGAGGCCTCACGCAGCAACATGCGGACCGGATTCTCGCGGGGAGGACGGTGGAGGATGCCGCGGCCCGGCTGGAGCCGGACTGCGCGGACCTCCCGGAGATCCCCATCGGCAGCGCGAAGGTCAACCGGGAGCGGGCATCGCGGATCTGGGACCAGATGGGCGGGGATCCGCAGTGGCGGGAGATCCTGCTGGACCGGTCGGCGGATGAACTGGAGTGCTACCAAGGGAACATCGAGAACGCCATCGGCGTGATGAGGATGCCCATCGGCCTGGCGGGGCCGTTGAGGGTGAACGGCCTGTCGGCAAAGGGGGACTACCCCATCCCGCTCGCCACCACGGAGGCGGCGCTGGTCGCCAGCTACCACCGGGGCTGCCGGGTGCTCACCATGGCGGGAGGTGCGTCCGCGATGGTCCTTTACGAAAGCATCGCACGGGCACCCGCCTTCGCATTTGAAACCGCGTCCGACGCCTGCCGGTTCGTCGTCTGGGCGCTGGCCCAGTTCGACGTTTTCCGGGAAAAGGTGGCGGCGACCACCTCCCACGGGAAGCTGATCGACGTGGGTTCCACCGTGGAGGGGAACCACGTGTATCTGAATTTCGAATACACCACCGGAGACGCCTCCGGGCAAAACATGGTCACACTGGCGACGCAGGCGGTCTGTGACTATATCCTGGAGGCCAGTCCGGTCCTGCCGGTCCGCCACTATGTGGAGTCGAATTTGTCCGGCGACAAAAAGGCCAGCGCCCGCGCCTTCTCCACCGCCCGTGGGAAAAAAGTGACGGCGGATGCGAGGCTGCCCGCGGAGCTGGTGGAGAAATACCTGCACACCACCCCGCAGGCGATGCGCGACTACTGGCAGATGTCCGCCATCGGCGGGGTGCTGAGCGGTACCATCGGCATCCAGGGGCACTTCGCGAATGGTCTGGCCGCGCTTTACCTCGCGACCGGCCAGGATGTGGCGTGCGTGGCGGAGTCCGCCACCGGGGTGACGCGGTTCGAGGTGACGGAGGAAGGCGATCTCTACGCCTCCGTCACGCTGCCGGGCATCATGGTGGGGACGGTCGGCGGAGGGACCGGCCTGCCAACCCAGAAGGCCTGCCTGGAACTGATGGGCCTGTATGGGGATGGGAAATCCCGCGCGCTGGCGGAGGTCTGCGCGGGCCTGCTGCTGGCGGGGGAACTCTCCATCATCGCCGCGCTCAGCGCCGGGCATTTCTCGCGCGCCCACCGCAAGCTCGCCCGCACCCGGAAGACGGACCCGTGA
- a CDS encoding UbiA family prenyltransferase — protein sequence MFFQRWHTYQKERFPLLAHGPLIAAFSACAVAFSSMLRDAPPPGWAAYFTAFTVCLLMFLQLRIADEFKDAEEDARWRPYRPVPRGLVTLSSLRVVFILAAVIQAGVSLWLDERLLIVLGIAWSYLALMSVEFFCRDWLKKRPVIYLVSHMGIMPLVDFFGTACEWLPGAGQAPAGLGWFLAASFFNGVVIEIGRKLRQPADEEEGVETYSRLWGRRGGAMVWLVALASTLGCAVMAARAISFVPPIGIGLGVLLAAAVVIVIRYLSKGTSGKWIENFSALWTLALYLLLGLVPLAFR from the coding sequence ATGTTTTTCCAACGCTGGCACACCTACCAGAAGGAGCGCTTCCCGCTGCTGGCGCACGGCCCGCTCATCGCGGCGTTCAGCGCCTGCGCGGTCGCCTTTTCCTCAATGCTCCGGGACGCGCCTCCTCCCGGGTGGGCCGCCTATTTCACGGCCTTCACCGTTTGCCTGCTGATGTTCCTGCAACTGCGGATCGCGGATGAGTTCAAGGACGCGGAGGAGGACGCGCGCTGGCGTCCCTACCGGCCGGTGCCGCGCGGGCTGGTCACGCTTTCCTCGCTGCGGGTGGTCTTCATCCTCGCCGCCGTCATCCAGGCGGGTGTGTCCCTGTGGCTGGACGAGCGGCTGCTGATCGTGCTGGGCATCGCGTGGAGCTACCTCGCGCTGATGAGCGTGGAGTTCTTCTGCCGGGACTGGTTGAAAAAACGTCCCGTCATCTACCTGGTCTCCCACATGGGGATCATGCCGCTGGTGGATTTCTTCGGCACGGCCTGCGAGTGGCTGCCCGGCGCGGGGCAGGCACCCGCCGGGCTGGGGTGGTTCCTGGCCGCCAGCTTTTTCAACGGCGTGGTCATCGAGATCGGGCGGAAGCTGCGGCAACCGGCGGACGAGGAGGAAGGCGTGGAGACCTACTCCCGGCTGTGGGGCAGGCGTGGCGGCGCGATGGTCTGGCTGGTGGCGCTGGCCTCCACGCTGGGCTGTGCGGTGATGGCGGCGCGCGCCATTTCCTTCGTCCCGCCCATCGGCATCGGGCTGGGTGTGTTGCTGGCAGCCGCCGTGGTGATCGTCATCCGGTATCTTTCGAAAGGAACCTCCGGCAAGTGGATCGAGAATTTCTCCGCGCTGTGGACGCTGGCTCTCTATCTCCTGCTGGGGCTGGTGCCGCTTGCGTTCCGTTAG
- a CDS encoding PEP/pyruvate-binding domain-containing protein → MPLFPDTANATAPFGGKGAALFHLGRAGFPVPEWFAIPPDEAIDPASWPPLSGEHAVRSSATAEDGAAHSFAGQFDTFLHVPPERITERVAQVRASTQAEAVLAYCREKNLPPPSPPTVLVQRMIDPRCAGVAFSADPVGGSRSLTVVAAVSGTGEKLVSGDEDGETWNIVRDGTITVKPDDALLSTDDAKAVAELAVACERHFGRPQDIEWAIDREGKLWLLQSRPITTLGGLPDPGDTLRVWDNSNIAESYGGVTTPLTFSFARRIYEHVYREFCTLMSVPRERIERADDVFPQMLGLIRGRTYYNLASWYRVLALLPGFQLNRSFMEQMMGVKQSLPEPLVQQILAESKTARLNDTLALVGTCIGLIRQNSGLKKQIARFQLRLDRALDLSGVPSLEDSSAEMLAAHYRELEGQLLKKWDAPLVNDFFAMIYYGVLRGLCKKWLGDQDGTLQNDLLAHTGGIISAEPPRRIMRMAALAAEVPVLPEKLADPDLREDVKLKLVAAHAELAAAFRSYLDDFGDRCLEELKLESPTVRDDASTLLVSIGALAAGGRARERMEESPHKATDAPRIGNPLRRMIFRHVLERTRERVRCRENLRFERTRLFGRVRTIMREIGRRLWADGRLEDPADVFYLELGEVLATCEGTGTTHDLAALAALRKKDFDGFRAEEAPPDRFETRGPIHRHQSWEHAAVSIDATGDAIKGQGACPGVVTGKVRVVRDPRGARLEPGEILVALQTDPGWVVLFPAASGLLVERGSLLSHSAIVSRELRLPCVVSLANITRILKTGDRVEMNGATGVIRILERASER, encoded by the coding sequence ATGCCGCTCTTTCCTGACACCGCGAACGCCACCGCCCCTTTCGGCGGAAAGGGGGCCGCGTTGTTCCATCTGGGGCGTGCCGGATTTCCCGTGCCGGAGTGGTTCGCCATTCCGCCGGACGAAGCCATCGATCCGGCGAGCTGGCCGCCGCTGTCCGGTGAGCATGCGGTGAGGTCATCCGCCACGGCGGAGGACGGTGCGGCGCATTCCTTCGCCGGCCAGTTCGATACCTTCCTGCACGTGCCGCCGGAGCGGATCACGGAGCGCGTCGCTCAGGTGCGGGCGTCGACGCAGGCGGAGGCCGTGCTGGCCTACTGCCGGGAAAAAAATCTGCCGCCTCCTTCGCCGCCGACGGTCCTCGTCCAGCGGATGATCGATCCCCGCTGCGCAGGGGTGGCCTTCAGCGCGGATCCGGTAGGCGGAAGCCGTTCGCTGACGGTGGTCGCCGCTGTCTCGGGGACCGGGGAGAAGCTCGTTTCCGGCGATGAGGACGGGGAAACATGGAACATCGTGCGGGACGGAACCATCACCGTGAAGCCCGACGACGCCCTCCTTTCCACTGACGATGCGAAGGCGGTCGCGGAGCTGGCAGTCGCCTGTGAGCGCCACTTCGGACGCCCGCAGGACATCGAGTGGGCCATCGACCGGGAGGGAAAGCTGTGGCTGCTCCAGTCCCGCCCCATCACCACGCTCGGCGGACTGCCGGACCCCGGCGACACGCTCCGCGTGTGGGACAACAGCAACATCGCGGAGAGCTACGGCGGTGTGACCACCCCGCTCACTTTTTCTTTCGCCCGCCGGATCTATGAGCACGTCTACCGCGAGTTCTGCACGCTGATGTCCGTGCCGCGCGAGCGGATCGAGCGTGCGGATGATGTCTTCCCGCAGATGCTAGGCCTCATCCGCGGGCGCACCTACTATAACCTTGCGAGCTGGTACCGCGTGCTGGCCCTGCTGCCCGGCTTCCAGCTCAACCGTTCCTTCATGGAGCAGATGATGGGGGTGAAGCAATCGCTGCCGGAGCCGCTGGTCCAGCAGATCCTCGCGGAGTCGAAGACGGCCCGACTCAATGACACGCTGGCATTGGTTGGCACGTGCATCGGCCTCATCCGGCAGAACTCCGGTTTGAAAAAGCAGATCGCCCGTTTCCAGTTGCGGCTCGACCGGGCGCTGGATCTCTCCGGTGTACCATCGCTGGAAGACTCCTCCGCGGAGATGCTGGCGGCGCACTACCGGGAACTGGAGGGCCAGCTCCTGAAAAAGTGGGACGCGCCGCTGGTGAATGACTTCTTCGCCATGATCTACTACGGCGTCCTCCGTGGTCTCTGCAAAAAGTGGCTGGGCGACCAGGACGGCACGCTGCAGAACGACCTGCTGGCGCACACCGGCGGCATCATCAGCGCGGAGCCACCACGGCGCATCATGAGGATGGCCGCGCTGGCGGCGGAGGTGCCGGTTCTTCCTGAAAAGCTGGCGGACCCGGATCTGCGGGAGGATGTTAAGCTGAAGCTGGTTGCCGCGCACGCGGAACTGGCGGCGGCTTTCCGGAGCTATCTGGATGACTTCGGCGACCGTTGCCTGGAGGAGCTGAAACTGGAATCCCCGACTGTCCGTGACGATGCCTCAACTCTACTGGTTTCCATCGGCGCGCTGGCCGCTGGGGGCAGGGCGCGTGAGCGCATGGAGGAATCCCCGCACAAAGCAACGGACGCCCCGCGCATCGGGAACCCGCTGCGGCGGATGATCTTCCGTCATGTGCTGGAGCGCACCCGCGAGCGCGTCCGCTGCCGGGAGAACCTGCGCTTCGAGCGGACGCGCCTGTTCGGGCGGGTGCGGACGATCATGCGCGAAATCGGCAGGCGGCTGTGGGCGGACGGACGCCTGGAAGATCCGGCGGATGTTTTCTATCTCGAACTCGGGGAGGTTCTAGCCACCTGTGAAGGCACCGGCACCACGCATGACCTGGCCGCACTGGCCGCGCTGCGGAAAAAGGACTTCGATGGCTTCCGCGCGGAGGAAGCCCCTCCGGACCGGTTCGAGACGCGCGGGCCCATCCACCGCCATCAGTCATGGGAGCATGCCGCGGTAAGCATCGATGCGACCGGGGACGCCATCAAGGGCCAGGGTGCCTGCCCCGGCGTGGTGACCGGAAAGGTGCGGGTGGTGCGGGACCCGCGAGGTGCCAGGCTGGAGCCGGGGGAAATCCTCGTCGCCCTGCAGACGGACCCGGGGTGGGTGGTGTTGTTCCCCGCCGCGTCCGGCCTGCTGGTGGAGCGTGGCAGCCTGCTCTCCCACTCAGCCATCGTTTCCCGTGAACTCCGGCTTCCCTGTGTGGTATCACTCGCCAACATCACCCGCATCCTGAAGACAGGCGACCGCGTGGAGATGAACGGCGCGACCGGAGTGATCCGCATCCTCGAACGTGCCTCCGAACGATGA
- a CDS encoding DUF3419 family protein, whose amino-acid sequence MTTSEIQHRADFSEIRYAQCWEDSRLLVGGMLPAGRDCLSIGSAGENSFALLAAGAASVTAAEMNAAQIACIELRKASYLHLDHDGLLQLIGSRPCDDRQAIYGEIRNALPEEVRAFWDARPEAVAAGVGSAGKFERYFATFRSRVLPLAHGRKRVLSLLEPRDPGARLHFYQKEWNNRRWRWIFRIFFSRTVMGALGRDPEFFKYVEGSVADRILSRTRHALAVLDPSENPYLHWILTGTHGDALPDALEERNFPLIREAIAAGRFRIAPGSIEALLESEPDRRYGAFNLSDIFEYMSEDNTAALLGKITDASVPGARLAYWNMLAPRSRPASLAHRLRPIPADDLFGMDRAFFYSRFVVEEVME is encoded by the coding sequence ATGACCACCTCCGAGATCCAGCACCGCGCCGACTTTTCGGAAATCCGCTACGCCCAGTGCTGGGAGGACTCCCGGTTGCTCGTTGGCGGCATGCTGCCCGCGGGCCGGGACTGCCTCAGCATCGGCTCCGCCGGGGAGAACAGCTTCGCGCTGCTGGCGGCGGGCGCGGCCTCCGTCACCGCCGCCGAAATGAACGCGGCGCAGATCGCGTGCATCGAACTACGGAAGGCATCGTACCTGCATCTGGACCATGACGGGCTGCTGCAGCTCATCGGCTCCAGGCCGTGTGACGACCGGCAGGCTATCTATGGGGAAATCCGCAACGCCCTGCCGGAGGAGGTGCGTGCATTCTGGGACGCGCGCCCGGAGGCGGTCGCGGCGGGTGTCGGCTCGGCGGGGAAGTTCGAGCGCTACTTCGCCACCTTCCGCAGCCGGGTGCTGCCGCTGGCCCATGGCCGGAAGCGGGTGCTTTCCTTGCTGGAACCACGCGATCCCGGTGCGCGGCTGCATTTCTACCAGAAGGAATGGAACAACCGCCGCTGGAGGTGGATCTTCCGGATCTTCTTTTCCCGGACCGTGATGGGGGCGCTGGGCCGTGATCCGGAGTTCTTCAAATACGTGGAGGGTTCCGTCGCGGACCGCATCCTGTCCCGCACCCGGCACGCGCTGGCGGTGCTGGATCCATCGGAAAATCCCTACCTGCACTGGATCCTGACCGGCACCCACGGGGATGCGCTGCCGGATGCGCTGGAGGAGCGGAATTTCCCGCTCATCCGCGAAGCCATCGCTGCGGGGAGGTTCCGCATCGCGCCCGGGTCGATCGAGGCCTTGCTCGAATCCGAGCCTGACCGGCGTTATGGTGCGTTCAACCTTTCGGACATCTTCGAATACATGAGCGAGGACAACACCGCCGCGCTGCTGGGGAAAATCACGGACGCCTCCGTCCCCGGGGCGCGTCTGGCGTATTGGAACATGCTGGCCCCGCGGTCGCGTCCCGCATCGCTGGCCCACCGGCTGCGGCCCATCCCGGCGGATGATCTTTTCGGAATGGACCGCGCGTTCTTCTACAGCCGCTTCGTCGTGGAGGAGGTCATGGAGTGA
- a CDS encoding GNAT family N-acetyltransferase, with amino-acid sequence MNPLETLITPGPGIPEMSLAENLPSPATVAPESEQPDARVFVMEGGKVAAHLALWWSDVPPHAEHRLGVAGGFTALGGESSKALLDAACGHLTAQDCTLAVGPMNGNTWRSYRFVDESGGRPPFLLEPRNHESYPAWWRAAGFGELSSYSSSVMELDGSEAVPPALKERIIRSGISIRPLDPDRYEEELATIHDLSLRSFTNNFLYTPLGRESFIASYLKVKQHVDPQLVRIAERDEAPCGFAFGIPDLESAARGERPAVIVKTLAVDPSSRSAGLGSLLVDELHRIARGKGYTEAIHALQHQTNTSLKITGRHEGRAFRRYVLFSKDLHPSLDGVAGTERGLQSASSGSPDSPGRTEVRAPIHLGTSI; translated from the coding sequence ATGAATCCGCTGGAAACCCTCATCACTCCCGGCCCGGGCATCCCGGAGATGTCGCTTGCGGAAAACCTGCCATCACCCGCAACTGTGGCTCCGGAAAGCGAACAGCCGGATGCGCGTGTCTTCGTCATGGAGGGCGGAAAGGTAGCGGCCCATCTCGCGCTGTGGTGGAGCGATGTCCCGCCCCACGCGGAGCACCGGCTGGGAGTGGCGGGAGGATTCACCGCGTTGGGTGGGGAAAGCTCCAAGGCCCTGTTGGATGCGGCGTGCGGTCATCTCACCGCCCAAGACTGCACGCTGGCGGTCGGCCCCATGAACGGCAACACGTGGCGCAGCTACCGTTTCGTCGATGAATCCGGGGGGCGGCCGCCGTTCCTGCTGGAGCCCCGCAACCATGAGTCCTATCCGGCATGGTGGCGGGCCGCTGGATTCGGCGAACTGTCCTCCTATTCCTCATCCGTGATGGAGCTGGATGGCAGTGAAGCGGTGCCTCCCGCGTTGAAGGAAAGGATCATCCGCTCCGGCATCAGCATCCGCCCGCTGGACCCGGACCGCTATGAGGAGGAACTGGCGACCATCCATGATCTCAGCCTGCGCAGCTTCACGAACAACTTCCTCTACACTCCGTTGGGCAGGGAATCGTTCATCGCCTCCTACCTGAAGGTGAAGCAGCATGTGGATCCGCAACTTGTCAGGATCGCGGAGCGCGACGAAGCGCCATGTGGTTTCGCCTTCGGCATTCCGGATCTGGAGTCCGCCGCGCGGGGGGAGCGTCCTGCGGTGATCGTCAAGACGCTGGCCGTCGATCCCTCATCCAGGAGCGCTGGACTTGGCAGCCTGCTGGTGGATGAACTGCACCGCATCGCCCGGGGAAAGGGATACACGGAGGCGATCCACGCGCTGCAGCACCAGACGAACACCTCCCTGAAGATCACCGGCAGGCATGAGGGCCGTGCGTTCCGGAGATATGTCCTTTTCTCGAAAGATCTGCACCCATCGTTGGACGGTGTTGCGGGAACGGAGCGCGGACTTCAGTCCGCATCTTCCGGAAGTCCGGATTCTCCGGGGCGGACTGAAGTCCGCGCTCCAATTCACCTGGGCACCAGCATATGA